The Mercenaria mercenaria strain notata chromosome 1, MADL_Memer_1, whole genome shotgun sequence nucleotide sequence tttcacttggtcacgtgtcaaaaaggttggaaatttttttgatagtcaaaatttCTCTTTCTCGCGTAATGGGATTTATCATtttagacaaaagtgaggtataataatcaAAAATATGTTAAGCAAAAAACTTCAAATTTAATGTTAGACTCAAGTGCTGTTTTTAAGGGGTGTGACTTCATGATGATAACATTTATCTATGTCAGAGTTATTTGCTATGTTAAGAATTGCACCGTACTGATGTTACAGGGGTCACATTTTCGAATCTCTATGTTtagatttctgtgttatttttaggGTTTGCCACCATGATGTTACATGCGAAACATTAAGAATTTTTAATCGCTACAATATAGGAACTTTATTTAGCAAAATTATATGTACGGCATAATAATAGTAAATATTAACTGACTTCATTTCGTAGCAACATCAACCAATGATATAGATTCTATAATCTGCATTTTCGTATAATAGCTTAACAACGCATATGTCGTCATAAGACGCCATCTTTTCTACAATgccaaacatgtgataaatatctttcacttgtgactttatcattaattttagATTATACGTGTATTCTCGTGACGTAATAATATGTAcgataagtaatagttatagtatgtgtgagagtgtgttaccaggatatatcagagctaggggtacatcgagggtatttttctctgcacatatcgtcgaggccggtaggccgagacagatatgtgaagagaaaaataacgagatgtacccctagctctgatatatcctggtaacacacgagcactacatattataactgttttatcgcatagtttatcattaaaatttatatattattttcatttaaatttgtttattattatttttactattttgattccctttctgcgcctcgctgactgaaacactaaaacttctgttttagaaaatgtgttccccagataaaagtacccaacaaatttctgcattggttttaaatagGCCTATTTgaatttcattggccagacatattgtaaaacttgttgttttgtttgtaaaaaaaaatcaaagaaaaagaaacatttgagaaatctaagaatttcatatatttcatgtatttctgaatttggcaataactatcaagtttttgaaatattctagtttatttattcttttactttataaatgtaggtgtttgtgacaattctttctctgtgaactgtaaattggagctaaaatcatcttttctttgaaaggaaaaaattatactcccttgataggacctcactagagaaaaagtgttccgatatatatcggaacagttttactgtgctgatatatatcggaacactttttttcttatgaaactccatagagatttccgtgttgatatatatcgcaacagttttgtaagatatcagcacagttttgtagtaataatgtgtgttactatgtataacatgctgcaaagatcaaaggaaaattgccgcactatgcgataagaaCTAAAGTAAGATTTTACTTTTAATTGAAGGTCTTGTGAAGGAGCTTGACACCCATAAGTTCGATCATGCCAATAAACACCTGACGTCACACGCCACGTATGTTCTCGTTCAGAAAGAGATTATGCGGGAAGACAGCCTCGACCCTAATTCAACTCCACTTCCACCACAGTATACCTATATTCCTCTATTGGAAAAATATGATGACCACTTTCCAAATTTCAACATCAGATCTGCAGAAATACAAAAGCCTCTGAAATCAAAATCAAGGACAGGAAAATCTCCAAGTCCCGCTGGAAGATATTCAACAAAACAAGGAGGCAAGAAGAGTGCAGGTGGAAAAgtcacaacaaaaagaaaatcatAATGAATTTAGTGCAATAGAAGTAGCACTTTGTTTGTTCAAGACTGAtactttttacatgaaaattctCAACACTTTTCATCagtgttgtatatttttaaagaataatgGGTTTCTAAAGTTAACTTGGAATTACCtttgttaaaatataataaaagtgttATATATGCAATTTAGGTTTTGGTAATAGTTCactcaaaattttgaatttattaaagaaCTTACCCATATTACTCAATACAGTTTAATAGATCTTGTTAAATTTACTTCTTCTTATAACCTTACTTATATAAATAAGTCTTTGCAAAAATGAGAATTAAAATGGTGAAGATTATTAAAGAGTAGCTTCACATTTTGAATGCAATTAAAATACTTTGTGATAttgatatcttttaaattattttgtttttgtaagattACATATCATATGTTGTTCTGGCAGTTATACACATCAGGTACACAACGACTGTATTGTTTCCGCATACAGTAACGTCATTCATTCAGAATATGTGTTCCGATTTTTGTAACGTTAAATATATCGACCGAAGATTGAACCATAGATAAGGTTTGATATACAAATCTTTTGTATACCGTGTATGCAAACATTgaataaatgtaataaagtttatATTTATTAAGACCTTGATGTCGTTTTAATGAAGTCCGATAACCCGTGGCACGTGAAATACTAAAGTTTATCCGAATGTAATTTTAAACTAATTTTCTTGTCGCGCATAAACCAAAATGCTGACATTGTGATACCTGTTTTTATTCACATTCTAATaattaatgtcttaacattttttcgtttcgttttggttttaacgccgtttttcaacagtatttcagtcatgtaacggcgggcagttaacctaaccagtgttcctggattctgtaccagtacaaacctgttctcgcaagtaactgccaacttccccacatgaagtcTTAACATTTACCAGTGTATTAATGGATTCGTTATTTTGCTTCTAAAGTTGGAAAACAATATAGTTTCAATTGTCATAAACTTGACTGCAACAAAGCGAAGATGATTCAAACAGGGATGATACACTTGGTGTCCGTATAAATGTCTGCAAAAGCCCATGGGATTTGTCGGTGACTTCGGCCAAGGCCACCAGCATATTCCCAAGAAATTCTGCAGACATCAATACACTGATCATACGTATAATGCAGCTATTCGTTAATAGAATATCACAAAaggactaaatgtattgtttttatagGTGATCACTTTACACAAACCAAacgtgtaatgtttttatgcaaaaatgacaaTATTACAATGTCGTGTAATGTCGCCATTCTGGCATACAAATATTGCACAAAGACTAAAAGACTAAATGTATGCTTTTTATAGGTGATGACTTTATGATTTCATTTACCTTTGGTCGAGGTCATCAACATATCCAAAGGGCTTCTGAAGCCGTAAATACACACAACAACAAGTAATGTCGCCATTCTTGTATACAAACGTCACACCACATAAAGACTAAATCTGTCGTTTTATAGGTGCAGACTATACGATTccattacaatttttatttgcaattttGGTTGTTCGTTTGAAAACGGTCAGCATATTTAAGTACCCATAACCCGGGCGAATAAATCAACGACACTTCCAAAGCCAGTATCCAATGGTTTAAACGATATTTTAGTTCTCTTTATTACAACCACGACATAAACGATACTTTTGCATATCGTCTGAAAATTTTGTAAACAGGACCACAATTTcacaaataatgatttttttttcgatttattTTGATTACGACATCGGGCTGACTTTCTACTAATGCATATGTTTTGAGAAATTAGACTTTATGATTTCATACCACTTAATACTTCCTAGCATCGTTGATATGGTTCGATTGCACAAGTAACGCGCGATtcaatacattcacggttatcaacaaattagcaaatttcttctttatttctaaCGCCGAACTCGAAAGAGAgtaagtggggggggggggggtgggtaaGCTCATAGCTGGGACGGCTTTGTCTGAGTTGGGGCCGGTAGCTAATGCAGAAAACATTCTATATAGATTGGATTGCAACATTTATGCCACAAAACAGACTAcggtattttgaagaaaaaaaatggacataGATCTTATACCATATGATCATCTGCGCAAGAGTAAATATTCGGCCCTTGCACagtattttaaaaatagataagcatgtattaacagcacgtgaaatTTCTTTCTTATACATGATTTTTCTTCCATTAAAATATGCCTAGATCCTGTGAAAAAGGtagattttgtgaaaaaatttaCTAAATGCTTATGTAATTTAATACGCGTCGctattgtaaaacaataaaatgaaacaacatttgagccgtgccatgagaaaaccaacatagtgggtttgcgaccagcatggatccagaccagcctgcgcatccgcgcagtctggtcaggctccatgctgttcgcttttaaagcctattggaattggagaaactgttagcgaacagcatggagcctgaccagactgcgcggatgcgcaggctggtctggatccatgctggtcgcaaacccactatgttggttttcccatgtcaTGGCTCATTTGTAGAATTATAGGTTAAAAGCGGAGTAAGTCAAACGTAAGACTGATTAAAATAATCAAAGACAagacacaaaataataaaattaaaaatcaatgCACCGGAGATAATGAAGACATGAAGATGACGAACATACAAGATGAGTTTCTTTAGTACGTGATATAAATCAAGAACttgttttttaatgaaaagtacaTATGAATTCCTTATCATTTGAATCAGTTTACAGTTTCAACGTACAATTTAGTTTTGCCAGATTTTCCTCCAAACTCCTCGCAACGATTACTTCCTCTTACGGTACATTAAGGCTATactgtagtaaataaatttgctataatgttttatataaaattaacaatcttctgacaGCTGTAACACATGTGCAGGcccattttaaaaagaattactagacttatgtttttaaatgacctataaaccaccaaaaaCACCAACAAAGTAGAGGTCATTTATCTTCTGAGAGAgatttttttgtctgacaggtcaactcTATGGAATagcttccaaactgacagctaaagtgtgggtatgaacacatgagtaataaggttgttttacatttctataaatgcaaaaaaactccttgaaaatgctaccaaaatgtcaagtataggtccacaatgaaataaaaacaggaactggcttacataaaacatgaaaatactaCTTTAACTGGGAAAAATTGAGGATttatttctttccgccattatcttagcccggaagtgctgcttgattacctatgtACCTATGTTTAGTACTATTGTACCTTTAAATTACTGCAATCACGAGTTGTTTAATCAGATTTGGTTAACAGAACAGGGTtttttgacacattttgacaTTATGGGAAATGCTGTAAAACGCTAgaaaagcaacattttttttttaaacaaatccggtaataaacaaaatcaacaaaGAATAAACAAGGTGTAATTTCTATATGGTCTTGAAGAATGAATAATATCTGTCCTATAAATTGTGTAAAGTTTATTAGCATTTTGCAAAGACTTGACATCAGGAGACATGAGACCATATCAGTGTTGGCTTGACGGCTTAATTAACGAACGATTTTAACACAACCCGATTAATTTTCTTGTTGAATAAAGAATATTGTGCAACATATTCACTGTACGTACGTtagttattacgtcatagcgtcaaacgtcatatCCTGTCGCTCATTTCGTATGAGGTTATGAGGTTATAAAatctaaaattaggtctaaactcaaatatAAAAGTAAACCTTAAGTAAGGTCTCAACacaaatctaaaacttaaactttaagtgaggtataaagtttctcatctttctgcactaagcactaaagttaggtataaactc carries:
- the LOC123542425 gene encoding uncharacterized protein CXorf65-like — its product is MFILVKYGNNETLLCNPSCAVVNLLTSIKRRAGYENTNVIVDIADETGLVKELDTHKFDHANKHLTSHATYVLVQKEIMREDSLDPNSTPLPPQYTYIPLLEKYDDHFPNFNIRSAEIQKPLKSKSRTGKSPSPAGRYSTKQGGKKSAGGKVTTKRKS